In one Fundulus heteroclitus isolate FHET01 chromosome 3, MU-UCD_Fhet_4.1, whole genome shotgun sequence genomic region, the following are encoded:
- the pianp gene encoding PILR alpha-associated neural protein — protein sequence MERCSISPVARLAALACLLLTALLAQPSTCNAEEDEEQVDSLSAPLSVTSQVTPTPLWAVVWGPTQPLDEDATYHLLSSQEADHLHPRGGQQEEAGTGTPGDWLYVDSSVQPQEKALLESRNREGEEDGGTEAEETEPEEVDPQFYVTVTISSLLILTAVIITAKLCYDRSCSQHPPPLSRGVAPPLSLALPRSLASEDSRQTLHSTTSSFTDRERIPVVNL from the exons ATGGAGAGATG CTCCATCTCTCCTGTCGCACGACTCGCTGCCCTCGCCTGCCTCCTCCTGACCGCCCTGCTCGCGCAGCCCTCCACCTGTAACGCCGAAGAGGACGAGGAGCAGGTGGACTCCCTGTCTGCACCGCTGTCCGTCACCTCCCAGGTCACGCCCACCCCGCTGTGGGCGGTGGTGTGGGGTCCCACGCAGCCGCTGGACGAGGATGCCACCTACCACTTGCTCTCCAGCCAGGAGGCGGACCACCTGCACCCGCGCGGGGGCCAGCAGGAGGAGGCCGGCACCGGCACGCCGGGGGACTGGCTCTACGTGGATTCAAGCGTGCAGCCCCAGGAGAAGGCGCTCTTGGAGTCCAGGAAccgggagggagaggaggatggAGGGACGGAGGCGGAGGAGACTGAACCGGAGGAAG TGGACCCTCAGTTCTACGTCACCGTGACCATCTCCTCACTGCTCATCCTGACAGCCGTCATCATCACAGCCAAACTCTG cTACGATCGCAGCTGTTCCCAGCATCCGCCCCCGCTTTCCCGTGGCGtggccccccctctgtccctcgcGCTCCCCCGCTCCCTGGCTTCGGAGGACAGCAGGCAGACGCTGCACAGCACCACCTCCTCCTTCACCGACAGGGAGAG GATCCCAGTTGTGAACCTGTGA
- the cops7a gene encoding COP9 signalosome complex subunit 7a produces MEVEQLLSLSGSALAQAVSSLLETPGLYVFSDILELPNVRELENGPHAPVFQLLNLFAYGTYCDYKERAASLPELTPAQRNKLRHLSIISLASNLKCLPYSLLLQQLELKNVRELEDLLIEAVYCDIIQGKLDQRNQQVEVDCSVGRDLGPNELPNIINTLQEWCTGCETVLCGIEEQVSRANQYRENQLKVKVQVETEVSNLQKTLKASAASPSSGPAPAGAASNQDADQPAEPRDPASSQEPRQPGKKASKVKGLRGSGKIWSKSN; encoded by the exons ATGGAGGTGGAGCAGCTCCTGTCTCTGTCAGGCTCAGCACTGGCCCAGGCTGTCAGCTCTCTGCTGGAGACTCCTGGCCTCTACGTTTTCTCTGACATCCTGGAGCTGCCTAATGTCAGAGAG CTGGAGAATGGCCCTCACGCTCCCGTGTTTCAGCTGCTGAACCTCTTCGCTTATGGAACCTACTGCGACTACAAAG AGCGAGCGGCCTCTCTTCCAGAGCTGACCCCAGCACAGAGAAACAAACTCCGTCATCTGTCAATCATCAGCCTGGCTTCCAACCTTAAG TGCCTGCCGTACTCGCTGCTCCTTCAGCAGCTCGAGCTAAAGAACGTGCGGGAGCTGGAAGACCTGTTGATCGAGGCCGTTTACTGCGACATCATCCAGGGCAAACTGGACCAGAGGAACCAGCAGGTGGAGGTGGACTGCAGCGTGGGTCGTGATCTCGGCCCCAACGAGCTCCCGAACATAATCAACACGCTGCAGGAGTG GTGTACAGGCTGTGAGACGGTCCTGTGTGGCATCGAGGAGCAGGTCTCCAGGGCCAACCAGTACAGAGAGAACCAACTAAAGGTCAAAGTTCAAGTGGAAACAGAG GTCTCAAACCTACAAAAAACGTTAAAGGCCAGCGCTGCGTCTCCATCCTCAGGCCCCGCCCCCGCCGGAGCAGCATCCAATCAAGATGCAGATCAGCCAGCAGAGCCGCGAGACCCCGCCTCCTCTCAGGAACCCCGACAGCCGGGCAAAAAGGCTTCAAAAGTGAAAGG GCTGCGCGGGAGTGGGAAGATCTGGTCCAAGTCCAACTGA